A genomic stretch from Podospora pseudoanserina strain CBS 124.78 chromosome 3, whole genome shotgun sequence includes:
- a CDS encoding hypothetical protein (EggNog:ENOG503P1TD; COG:S), which produces MSTPSRARALRSTCASTPWTAPAAPTTGRQLQQPSTSPPQSQPQPPSHLPHQSRPLSTTVPAQPAINFHSHPPLSFPSSADPDQKPPDKDRKVKLGKTLRTLQSHLPTILLSPLPQEILSPSITLHLFPSTHPHLPAVSGRISYIAALLSSPIAWNRLPLVGNVRLEILSERMIKDPHYSSPAFRQTRPKDAFGEQLIVRWRTTGGKQKLGKAKGEKNGWLPWEKDDGGKQGGVDTEYKAPVGTAQGVGSGKEFTGLFIFDFDTEGRIISHTIEHVEQGGGRGGGGLRWWG; this is translated from the exons ATGTCTACACCATCAAGAGCTCGAGCTCTGCGATCAACATGcgcatcaacaccatggaCAGCTCCCGCAGCTCCCACAACCGGTAGACAGCTCCAgcaaccctcaacctcaccaccacaatcacaaccacaaccaccatcccacctACCACACCAATCTCGCCCCCTTTCAACAACAGTACCGGCCCAACCCGCAATAAACttccactcccaccccccgctatcctttccctcctccgcagACCCGGACCAAAAACCCCCAGACAAAGACCGCAAAGTCAAGCTCGGCAAAA ccctAAGAACCCTCcaatcccacctccccaccatcctcctctcccccctcccccaagaaatcctctccccctccataaccttgcacctcttcccctccacccacccccacctccccgccgtcTCAGGCCGAATCTCCTACATCGCCGCCCTCTTGTCGTCACCAATAGCATGgaaccgcctccccctcgtcgGCAACGTCCGCTTGGAAATCCTTTCCGAACGAATGATCAAAGACCCTCActactcctcccccgcgTTCCGACAGACGAGACCGAAGGATGCTTTTGGGGAGCAGCTGATTGTTAGGTGGAGGACCACGGGGGGGAAGCAAAAGTTGGGAAAGgcaaagggggagaagaatgGGTGGTTGCCTTGGGAGAAAGATGACGGAGGGAAGCAAGGGGGAGTAGACACGGAATATAAAGCCCCAGTGGGGACGGCGCAGGGGGTGGGTAGTGGCAAAGAGTTTACCGGGTTGTTTATTTTTGATTTTGACACGGAGGGGAGGATAATCAGTCATACTATCGAGCATGTTGagcaggggggggggaggggggggggggggctaaggtggtggggttga
- the SFL1 gene encoding Flocculation suppression protein (EggNog:ENOG503NY3V; COG:K) — protein sequence MAAAIDRAPRNHLDEGSEDSMGARTIPIIAPTIQMSAPSPGEPMDITTPTNSSAPQSATKSPDSDVNASGGNASNESNERLQPIQAQINSNHHNHQASSENNIIMPAPVAAAPAVHQPKIVQTAFIHKLYNMLEDKTIQHLISWTQSSESFVMQPSHEFSKVLAQYFKHTNISSFVRQLNMYGFHKVSDVFAHGTPDSTMWEFKHGNGNFKRGDLVGLREIKRRASRHALVHREYSNQKPPPSQPGTPAEPMPPMQEGGDPRVNSIEHTLYDLSARLQRQEENSQFMQIKNQAIMDTVSRLLQFNQDLSRAVMALSPSLDNPIHRDVSSLQIEVQRQMEIFRSLEEPHEPLFASTRPYFANIENAPVSPRQLPQDDPRRSNLAVPQPRGPNYYHDHRPAVPSGLSVSTRRPYGSIGGNSTGQSSPSSNRAPAPPPPPGPHHLSNPDLHPGALGRRHTSADIRAHGWQPQPPPPFSGPPSSQWPSSPSRLPPPPESQHLRDTFSHYSLQPSSQPHSRPATPPAPPFSNGNPPAADTFNNWSWNSANRENKNLSVRDHSAPPTRRGSMAHILNPTDTAEREDEDMDPRGDDDRKRKRLQ from the exons ATGGCCGCGGCTATTGATCGAGCGCCGAGGAATCATTTGGACGAAGGGTCTGAGGACTCGATGGGCGCGAGGACGATACCAATCATTGCGCCTACCATCCAGATGTCTGCACCCTCTCCGGGCGAGCCCAtggacatcaccacccctacGAACTCCTCCGCACCCCAATCTGCCACCAAGAGCCCCGATAGCGACGTGAATGCCAGCGGCGGCAACGCCAGTAACGAGTCGAACGAGCGTCTACAGCCCATCCAGGCCCAGATCAACAGCaatcaccacaaccatcaaGCTTCCTCCGagaacaacatcatcatgccGGCCCCCGTAGCCGCAGCCCCGGCTGTCCACCAGCCCAAGATTGTTCAGACAGCCTTCATTCACAAGCTTTACAA CATGCTGGAAGACAAGACGATCCAGCACCTCATTTCTTGGACCCAGAGCTCCGAGAGCTTCGTGATGCAGCCCTCACATGAGTTTTCCAAAGTACTAGC GCAATATTTCAAGCACACCAATATCTCTTCATTTGTGCGGCAGCTCAACATGTACGGCTTCCATAAGG TGAGTGACGTGTTTGCTCATGGGACTCCCGACTCGACCATGTGGGAGTTTAAGCATGGGAACGGCAACTTCAAGCGGGGAGACCTGGTTGGTCTGCGGGAAATCAAGCGCCGGGCCTCGCGACATGCACTGGTTCACAGAGAGTACAGCAACCAGAAGCCACCGCCATCTCAGCCTGGCACTCCGGCCGAGCCAATGCCTCCCATGCAAGAAGGCGGCGACCCCAGGGTGAACAGCATCGAGCACACTCTCTACGACCTCAGTGCTCGTCTTCAGCGCCAGGAAGAAAACTCGCAGTTCATGCAGATCAAGAACCAGGCCATCATGGACACGGTAAGCCGGCTGCTGCAGTTTAATCAAGACCTGTCACGCGCCGTGATGGCCCTTTCGCCGAGCCTTGATAACCCGATACACCGGGACG TATCATCACTGCAGATCGAGGTGCAGCGGCAAATGGAGATATTCCGCAGCCTCGAGGAACCCCACGAGCCGTTGTTCGCCAGCACCCGTCCCTACTTTGCCAACATCGAAAACGCGCCCGTCTCGCCTCGCCAGCTGCCCCAGGACGATCCCCGCAGGTCTAATCTCGCAGTCCCCCAGCCCCGAGGCCCAAATTATTACCATGACCACCGCCCCGCGGTGCCGTCTGGGTTGTCGGTGAGCACCCGGAGACCATATGGTTCGATAGGAGGAAATTCCACAGGCCAATCTTCGCCGTCTTCCAATCGGGCCCCtgctccgccgccaccgcccgGGCCACACCACCTGTCAAATCCCGATCTGCATCCCGGTGCTCTGGGTCGAAGGCACACCTCGGCTGATATCCGTGCTCATGGTtggcaaccccaaccacctcccccgttTTCCGGACCACCTTCGTCCCAATGGCCATCGTCACCCAGCCggctcccaccaccccccgagAGCCAGCATCTCAGGGATACCTTTTCTCACTATTCTCTGCAACCCTCGTCCCAACCTCATTCCCGTCCAGCCACTCCCCCAGCGCCCCCATTTTCCAATGGAAACCCACCTGCCGCCGACACGTTTAACAACTGGTCCTGGAACTCTGCCAATCGGGAGAATAAGAACCTGTCGGTGAGGGATCACTCGGCGCCGCCGACGAGACGGGGAAGCATGGCTCATATTTTGAACCCGACTGACACggctgagagggaggatgaggacatGGACCCCCGGGGTGATGACGACcgaaagaggaagaggctgcAGTGA
- the YAT1 gene encoding carnitine O-acetyltransferase yat1 (COG:I; EggNog:ENOG503NUER), with the protein MPTQVRHFATPRALGETLTLPLEPAESKPQSPPPETPRTIADLPVIPKPRRNTVLKARNYDMGPFREEKTKGGVTYAHQDELPKLPIPALEQTCQRYLSSLKPLQGPREHQDTRNAVQEFLNNEGPELDAKLRAYAEGKTSYIEQFWYDSYLNFDNPVVLNLNPFFLLEDDPTPARNNQVTRAASLIVSALEFVRAVRKEELPPDTVKGTPLCMHQYSRLFGTARVPTEDGCQIEQDPDSKHLIVMCHGQFYWFDVLDDNSDVIMTEKDIAINLQTIVDDAAQIPIQEAAKGALGVLSTENRKVWSGLRDVITREPGSNNADCLSIIDTALFVVCLDYTEPADAAALCQNMLCGTSEIEKGVQIGTCTNRWYDKLQIIVCKNGSAGINFEHTGVDGHTVLRFASDIYTDTILRFARTINGKAPALWSSTSPDPSKRDPESFGDVSTTPHKLEWDMIPELRIAVRFAETRLADLIEQNEFECLDFAAYGKNFITSMGFSPDAFVQMAFQAAYYGLYGRVECTYEPAMTKTFLHGRTEAIRTVSEEAVNFVQTFWADNPAENKIEALRQACQRHTANTRDCSKAQGCDRHLYALFCLWQRMVDDDFGSNGDSTNGYSSPVDGMSDISSSHGRAAEYLIDNGTTPSSAVHAPPAATTNTNGTNGTTNGDDANSSVIRNRTNSASSRHSSRSRSPNGSSHQLPLIFADSGWDKLNTTILSTSNCGNPSLRHFGFGPVSGDGFGIGYIIKDETISICVSSRHRQTKRFVDTLESYLLEIRRILRLTAAQRNGGAGVASKQSRAREVDEMKAKPKLTHKDSATAKAKLRGRLITGGSDLGRKGGFSVNGSVSPTEDSLLGMSEDDELGGYGFFDAGMLLQALKARGESYEGGETKASERATQQAKRRTEIGKRLRLVDY; encoded by the exons ATGCCTACACAAGTCCGTCACTTCGCCACACCAAGAGCTCTTGGTGAGACTCTCACCCTTCCACTTGAGCCGGCTGAGTCGAAACCTCAGTCACCGCCACCTGAAACTCCTCGCACCATCGCAGACCTTCCAGTGATTCCAAAGCCGAGAAGAAACACAGTGCTCAAGGCTCGCAACTACGACATGGGTCCCTTTCGTGAGGAGAAGACCAAGGGAGGAGTCACGTACGCTCATCAGGACGAGTTACCCAAGCTGCCCATCCCAGCCCTCGAGCAGACCTGCCAGAGAtatctctcttctctcaagCCGCTTCAGGGCCCAAGGGAACACCAAGATACCAGGAATGCCGTTCAAGAGTTCCTCAACAATGAAGGACCAGAACTGGACGCAAAGTTGAGGGCGTACGCGGAGGGGAAGACCAGTTATATTGAGCAGTTCT GGTATGATTCATATCTGAACTTCGATAATCCGGTcgttctcaacctcaaccccttcttcctgctcGAGGATGACCCTACACCAGCCCGCAACAATCAGGTGACGCGCGCTGCGTCTCTGATTGTGTCGGCGTTGGAGTTTGTTCGAGCTGTCCGCAAGGAGGAGCTCCCACCAGACACCGTCAAGGGGACGCCCCTGTGCATGCACCAGTATTCACGGCTCTTCGGCACCGCCAGAGTGCCCACTGAGGATGGGTGCCAGATTGAACAGGATCCCGACTCCAAGCATCTCATTGTCATGTGCCATGGCCAATTTTATTGGTTCGATGTCTTGGATGACAACTCTGACGTGATCATGACGGAGAAGGATATCGCCATCAATCTCCAGACTATTGTGGACGATGCGGCACAGATCCCCATTCAAGAGGCCGCGAAGGGCGCCCTCGGTGTCCTCAGCACCGAGAACCGCAAGGTCTGGTCTGGTTTGAGGGATGTCATCACCAGAGAACCAGGTTCCAACAATGCCGACTGCCTCAGCATCATCGACACAGCTCTCTTCGTGGTCTGCCTGGACTACACAGAGCCTGCCGATGCTGCCGCCCTCTGCCAGAACATGCTTTGCGGCACCAGCGAGATCGAGAAGGGTGTCCAGATTGGCACCTGCACCAACAGGTGGTACGACAAGCTGCAGATCATCGTCTGCAAGAACGGCAGTGCCGGCATCAACTTTGAGCACACTGGTGTCGACGGTCACACGGTTCTTCGCTTTGCCAGTGATATCTACAccgacaccatcctccgctTTGCTCGGACCATCAACGGCAAGGCACCAGCCCTCTGGTCATCCACCAGCCCCGACCCCTCGAAGCGTGACCCTGAGAGCTTTGGCGATGTCAGCACCACACCTCACAAGCTCGAATGGGACATGATCCCTGAACTTCGCATCGCTGTCCGCTTTGCCGAGACCAGACTCGCCGATCTCATCGAACAGAACGAGTTTGAGTGCCTGGATTTTGCCGCCTATGGCAAGAACTTCATTACCAGCATGGGCTTCTCTCCCGATGCTTTTGTCCAGATGGCCTTCCAAGCCGCTTACTACGGTCTCTATGGCAGAGTGGAGTGCACGTACGAGCCAGCCATGACCAAGACCTTCCTTCATGGCCGCACTGAAGCCATTCGCACTGTTTCGGAAGAAGCCGTCAACTTTGTCCAGACCTTCTGGGCTGACAATCCGGCCGAAAACAAGATTGAGGCTCTCAGGCAGGCCTGCCAACGTCACACAGCCAACACCCGCGACTGCTCCAAAGCCCAAGGTTGTGATCGTCATTTGTACGCCCTGTTTTGTCTCTGGCAGCGCATGGTTGACGATGACTTTGGCTCCAATGGCGATAGCACCAACGGGTACTCTTCTCCGGTAGATGGCATGTCTGATATCAGCTCTTCCCACGGCAGAGCGGCCGAGTACCTTATCGACAatggcaccaccccctcgtCTGCGGTCCATGCCCCCCCCGCGGctaccaccaacaccaacgggACCAATGGCACGACCAACGGTGACGACGCCAACAGCAGCGTCATCCGCAACAGGACCAATTCCGCCTCATCTAGACACTCCTCCCGTTCTCGCTCGCCTAATGGATCATCTCATCAACTGCCCCTCATTTTTGCTGACTCGGGTTGGGAcaagctcaacaccaccatcctctccacctccaactgCGGCAACCCATCCCTGCGACACTTTGGCTTCGGCCCCGTGTCGGGAGATGGCTTCGGGATAGGCTATATCATTAAAGATGAGACCATCTCTATTTGTGTCTCCTcccgccatcgccaaacCAAGCGTTTCGTCGATACCCTTGAGTCCTACCTCTTGGAGATCCGCCGGATCCTGCGGTTGACCGCAGCCCAGAGAAATGGAGGGGCGGGGGTTGCCAGCAAGCAGAGCAGAGCcagggaggtggatgagatgaagGCCAAGCCGAAACTTACACACAAAGATTCCGCCACTGCGAAGGCCAAACTCCGGGGACGACTTATCACCGGCGGCAGTGatctggggaggaagggagggttcAGTGTGAATGGGAGCGTGAGTCCGACGGAGGATAGCCTGTTGGGGAtgagtgaggatgatgagttggGCGGTT aTGGCTTCTTTGACGCGGGGATGCTGCTTCAGGCGCTCAaggcgaggggggagagcTACGAGGGTGGGGAGACGAAAGCGAGTGAACGGGCGACGCAGCAGGCCAAGAGACGGACGGAGATTGGGAAAcggttgaggttggttgATTATTGA
- a CDS encoding hypothetical protein (EggNog:ENOG503PD2A), which yields MSLLWYNRGEEKTRLRLEFQVVHDGLDEGISKQQPTQIFTCFGDLPPEIRLSIWEVLIQPRIVLAACVDNRCKTQKHAQMAKRSTTRSIPVLLHVNRESRALALRHYELTFAWKIPPRLAAPETSVLPAQGDARVWFNFNLDALLLLGELEPYDEFGFSSPMSHFFRKEDTARIKHIACAFEELHLSLYESDSIFGTLFHIIDRCPAAQRLLITTTTEDTETRHLRLPTLDNVVQKLWCAFLNGTTCVNESLANMQILMIAEDGLASFINENR from the coding sequence ATGTCTCTATTGTGGTATAACCGGGGCGAGGAAAAGACCCGGCTCCGGCTCGAGTTTCAAGTTGTCCACGATGGCCTGGATGAGGGGATttccaaacaacaaccaacccagaTTTTCACCTGCTTTGGTGATCTTCCGCCAGAAATCCGACTATCTATCTGGGAAGTCTTGATCCAACCGAGGATCGTTCTGGCAGCATGTGTGGACAACCGGTGCAAGACCCAGAAACACGCCCAAATGGCCAAGCGTTCAACGACACGCTCCATCCCGGTCTTGCTTCATGTAAACCGCGAATCTCGCGCTCTTGCTCTCCGCCACTACGAGCTCACCTTTGCCTGGAAGATTCCGCCGAGATTGGCCGCCCCAGAAACGAGTGTGTTGCCCGCACAGGGTGACGCTCGTGTTTGGTTCAACTTCAACCTGGATGCTTTGCTCCTACTTGGCGAGCTCGAACCTTACGATGAGTTTGGCTTCAGCTCGCCCATGTCTCACTTCTTTCGCAAAGAGGACACCGCCCGCATAAAGCACATTGCCTGTGCCTTTGAGGAGCTACATCTCAGCCTCTACGAGTCCGATTCCATCTTTGGCACTTTGTTTCACATCATCGACCGTTGCCCTGCTGCTCAAcgtctcctcatcaccaccacgactgAAGACACAGAGACGCGCCACTTGAGACTGCCCACTCTTGACAACGTTGTCCAGAAGCTCTGGTGTGCTTTCCTAAACGGCACCACCTGCGTCAACGAGTCTCTGGCCAACATGCAAATCCTCATGATCGCCGAGGATGGTCTCGCTTCGTTCATCAACGAGAACAGGTAG
- the ypt1 gene encoding ras GTPase (COG:U; EggNog:ENOG503NUNU), with the protein MNPEYDYLFKLLLIGDSGVGKSCLLLRFADDTYTESYISTIGVDFKIRTIELDGKTVKLQIWDTAGQERFRTITSSYYRGAHGICVVYDVTDMDSFNNVKQWLQEIDRYATEGVNKLLVGNKSDMADKKVVDYQVAKEFADSLGIPFLETSAKNASNVEQAFLTMARQIKERMGSSIATNNTKANVNVSPGQGVSNNQSGGCC; encoded by the exons ATGAATCCCGA ATACGACTATctcttcaagctcctcctcatcggaGACTCCGGTGTCGGAAAGTCTTGCTTGCTCTTGCGGTTCGCCGACGACACCTACACCGAGTCCTACATCTCCACGATCGGCGTTGACTTC AAAATCCGGACGATCGAACTCGACGGGAAGACCGTGAAGCTCCAGATT TGGGATACTGCCGGCCAAGAACGCTTCCGCACAATCACATCCTCATACTACCGTGGCGCGCACGGCATCTGCGTCGTCTACGATGTTACCGATATGGACAGCTTCAACAACGTGAAGCAATGGCTCCAAGAAATCGACAGGTACGCCACCGAGGGCGTTAACAAGCTCCTGGTTGGCAACAAGAGCGATATGGCGGATAAGAAGGTGGTTGATTACCAAGTCGCAAAG GAATTTGCCGACAGCTTGGGCATCCCATTCCTCGAGACATCAGCAAAGAACGCCAGCAACGTCGAGCAGGCTTTCTTGACCATGGCTCGCCAGATCAAGGAGCGCATGGGCAGCAGCAttgccaccaacaacaccaaggcGAACGTCAACGTGTCGCCTGGACAGGGTGTCTCCAACAACCAGTCCGGTGGCTGCTGCTAA
- the LSC2 gene encoding succinate--CoA ligase beta chain (COG:C; EggNog:ENOG503NUY0; BUSCO:EOG09262GXD) yields the protein MFRLGRNRALASAFAAPKTSPAPRLPSFAQQQRRALSIHEYISADLLKQYGIDVPKGAVAKSAAEAEAVAKSIGSDDMVIKAQVLAGGRGKGTFDNGLKGGVRVIYSPTEAKMFAEQMIGHKLITKQTGAQGRLCNSVYICERKFARREFYLAVLMDRGSQGPVIVSSSQGGMDIEGVAKENPDAINTTYIDINVGVTDEMARDIAVKLGFSEQCVDDAVKTIQNLYKIFLEKDATQIEINPLSETSDHKVMCMDAKFNFDDNAEFRQKEAFEWRDTTQEDADEVRAAESGLNFIKLDGDIGCLVNGAGLAMATMDIIKLNGGQPANFLDVGGGATPAAIKEAFELITSDPKVTAIFVNIFGGIVRCDAIAHGLINTVKSLDLKIPIIARLQGTNMEEAHRLINDSGMKIFSIDDLQNAAEKAVQLSKVVKMARDIDVGVEFTLGI from the exons ATGTTCAGACTCGGTCGCAACCGCGCATTGGCCTCGGCCTTTGCTGCCCCCAAG ACTTCCCCCGCCCCCAGACTTCCTAGCTTCGCTCAACAACAAAGGAGAGCGCTCAGCATCCACGAATACATCTCGgccgacctcctcaaacag TATGGCATCGATGTCCCCAAGGGCGCCGTCGCCAAGTCTGCCgccgaggctgaggctgTCGCGAAGTCGATCGGCAGCGACGACATGGTCATCAAGGCCCAGGTCCTCGCCGGTGGTCGTGGCAAGGGTACCTTTGATAACGGCCTGAAGGGCGGTGTTCGTGTCATCTACTCCCCCACCGAGGCCAAGATGTTCGCCGAGCAGATGATCGGTCACAAGCTCATCACCAAGCAGACCGGTGCTCAGGGCCGTCTCTGCAACTCCGTCTACATCTGCGAGCGCAAGTTCGCCCGCCGCGAGTTCTACCTCGCCGTCCTCATGGACCGTGGCTCCCAGGGCCCCGTCATCGTGTCCTCGTCGCAGGGCGGCATGGACATTGAGGGTGTCGCCAAGGAGAACCCCGATGCTATCAACACCACCTACATCGACATCAACGTCGGTGTAACGGACGAGATGGCCCGCGACATCGCCGTCAAGCTCGGCTTCAGCGAGCAGTgcgttgatgatgccgtcaagaccatccagaacctctaCAAGATCTTCCTCGAGAAGGACGCCACCCAGATCGagatcaaccccctctccgaGACCTCGGACCACAAGGTCATGTGCATGGACGCCAAGTTCAACTTTGACGACAACGCCGAGTTCCGCCAGAAGGAGGCCTTCGAGTGGCGCGACACCACCCAGGAGGACGCCGATGAGGTGCGCGCCGCCGAGTCCGGCCTCAACTTCATCAAGCTCGACGGTGACATCGGCTGCCTTGTCAACGGCGCCGGCCTTGCCATGGCCACCATGGATATCATCAAGCTCAATGGCGGCCAGCCCGCCAACTTCCTCGacgtcggtggtggtgctacccccgccgccatcaaggaggCTTTCGAGCTCATCACCAGCGACCCCAAGGTCACTGCCATTTTCGTCAACATCTTTGGCGGTATCGTCCGCTGCGACGCCATTGCTCACGGTCTGATCAACACTGTCAAGTCGCTCGACCTCAAGATCCCCATCATTGCCCGTCTGCAGGGTACCAACATGGAGGAGGCCCACCGTCTGATCAACGACTCGGGCATGAAGATTTTCTCTATCGATGACTTGCAGAACGCTGCCGAGAAGGCGGTGCAGCTCAGcaaggttgtcaagatgG CTCGTGACATCGATGTCGGCGTTGAGTTCACTCTTGGTATCTAA
- a CDS encoding hypothetical protein (EggNog:ENOG503P3WI), producing MSHVTPHWPQPSHPTIQQVIYATDDTSFTTRSLSLITLPPFGLFAKLDFPPCTPAPSPTYATVQCGINSHLNLNSDLLYINHSCDPSLIFDTTNLVVMAGPKGLKVGEELTFFYPSTEYAMAQPFDCFCGSSSCKGRISGARDMKPEQLEGVFLNAHIRELLGMNGTKGGQDDETAKALREVVRAAERALDGYLAAKGGAAGKGEEKKINGVKKVLNGGYANGNGIEIEAEGLRARGTTSRELSGEMGGDTRA from the coding sequence ATGTCCCACGTGACCCCCCACTGgccccaaccctcccaccccaccatccaacAAGTCATCTACGCCACCGACGACACCTCCTTCACAACCAgatccctctccctcatcaccctcccccccttcgGCCTCTTCGCCAAGCTAGACTTCCCCCCCTgcacccccgccccctccccaacctatGCTACCGTCCAGTGCGGGATCAActcccacctcaacctcaactctGACCTCCTCTACATCAACCACTCGTGcgacccctccctcatcttcgacaccaccaacctcgtcgTCATGGCCGGACCAAAAGGGCTCAAAGTCGGGGAGGAACTCACCTTCTTCTACCCCTCGACTGAATACGCCATGGCCCAGCCGTTCGACTGCTTCTGTGGAAGCAGCAGCTGTAAAGGACGGATCAGCGGCGCGAGGGATATGAAGCCTGAGCAGCTGGAGGGTGTGTTTCTCAACGCGCATATTAGGGAGCTGCTGGGGATGAACGGGACAAAGGGGGGACAAGATGATGAGACCGCAAAGGCGCTGAGGGAGGTTGTCAGGGCTGCCGAGCGGGCTTTGGACGGGTACTTGGCTGCTAagggtggtgctgccggcaagggggaggaaaagaaaatcaatggggtgaagaaggtttTGAACGGGGGTTATGCCAACGGAAACGGGATCGAGATTGAGGctgaggggttgagggccAGGGGAACGACGTCACGGGAGCTGAgcggggagatggggggtgaTACGAGGGCTTAg